The following coding sequences are from one Nitrospira sp. CR1.1 window:
- a CDS encoding aminotransferase class V-fold PLP-dependent enzyme, whose amino-acid sequence MSLSPQDHEFVPPYRLLMGPGPSMVHERVYHALSQPLVGHLDPLFLGLMNTIQDSLRTLFRTENEFTIALPGTGSAGMEAVIANLIEPGDRAIVGVNGIFGSRLATMIERSGGIPLRIEAPWGQMIPLDALHDALSRGGPVKAVVLVHAETSTGAWQPLDRAGALCRAHGALLIVDAVTSLGGIPVEVDAWGIDACYSGTQKCLSCPPGLAPLTMSPRAMEVVRQRRTPSHSWYLDLSLIAEYWNDRSRAYHHTAPISMLYGLYEALRLVHEEGLSARFIRHQLNSDALVAGLEPLGLLPLPSKGHRLPMLNCVTLPDRIDETLVRTQLLRDHGIEIGGGLGPLRGRVWRIGLMGESCQQAHVLTLLNALEGIFAQHGWLNQPGRAVQAAIETYTQSQLSARRGA is encoded by the coding sequence ATGAGCCTTTCCCCTCAAGATCACGAATTTGTCCCTCCGTATCGATTGCTCATGGGCCCGGGCCCGAGCATGGTGCATGAGCGGGTCTACCATGCCCTGTCGCAGCCGCTTGTCGGCCATCTGGACCCTCTATTCCTCGGCCTGATGAATACGATTCAAGATTCCCTCCGCACCCTATTCCGGACGGAAAACGAATTTACCATTGCCCTTCCGGGCACAGGGTCGGCAGGCATGGAAGCCGTGATCGCCAATCTCATCGAACCCGGGGACCGCGCGATCGTAGGGGTCAACGGGATCTTCGGTTCACGCCTGGCGACGATGATTGAGCGAAGCGGCGGCATCCCGCTACGTATCGAGGCCCCCTGGGGACAGATGATTCCGTTGGACGCCTTGCATGACGCGTTGTCCCGGGGCGGCCCCGTCAAGGCGGTGGTGCTCGTGCATGCGGAGACCTCGACCGGAGCCTGGCAACCCCTCGACAGGGCCGGCGCCCTTTGCCGTGCGCACGGCGCCTTACTCATCGTCGATGCGGTGACCTCCTTGGGAGGCATCCCCGTCGAAGTCGACGCCTGGGGAATTGATGCCTGCTACAGCGGCACGCAGAAATGCCTGAGCTGTCCGCCAGGCCTGGCCCCGTTGACGATGAGCCCGCGCGCCATGGAGGTCGTTCGACAGCGACGCACTCCCAGCCATAGCTGGTACCTTGACCTCTCATTGATCGCCGAATATTGGAATGACCGCAGCCGCGCTTATCACCACACGGCTCCGATCTCGATGCTCTACGGACTGTACGAAGCCCTGCGACTCGTGCACGAAGAAGGACTGTCGGCGCGCTTCATCCGTCATCAGCTCAACAGCGACGCCCTGGTGGCAGGACTTGAGCCTCTGGGCCTTCTGCCGCTCCCGTCGAAGGGACATCGACTCCCCATGCTCAACTGTGTCACGCTGCCCGACCGGATTGACGAGACGCTGGTGCGGACGCAGTTGTTGCGGGACCACGGGATTGAAATCGGGGGCGGCCTGGGGCCGCTACGCGGACGGGTCTGGCGGATCGGGCTGATGGGCGAGTCCTGCCAGCAAGCCCACGTCCTCACACTGCTCAACGCCTTGGAAGGGATTTTCGCTCAGCACGGCTGGCTGAATCAGCCCGGTCGCGCGGTGCAAGCGGCGATCGAAACCTATACCCAATCACAGTTGTCGGCGAGGAGGGGGGCATGA
- a CDS encoding DUF3365 domain-containing protein, producing MSRNGFWIVMAGVAGFVAAITYWVIALAVAESRKADMVAPERVTSFIHAVIDANRANYTQNVVDKLHTQGVVEALEHWKEEKGLPLPAQFLLESGRLVAQKDMKLSFRLASLTPIYVWNGPNSEFERRGLEVVMKAPEKPFTGFYQQGGVRYFQGIYADRAVSESCVSCHNGHANSPRRDYKLNDIMGGVIVTIPINEAP from the coding sequence ATGAGTCGAAACGGGTTCTGGATCGTCATGGCAGGGGTGGCGGGATTCGTGGCGGCGATCACCTACTGGGTCATCGCCCTCGCCGTGGCAGAATCGCGCAAGGCCGACATGGTGGCGCCCGAACGGGTCACCAGTTTCATTCACGCCGTGATCGATGCCAATCGCGCCAACTACACGCAAAACGTCGTAGACAAGCTACACACCCAGGGCGTGGTTGAAGCCCTTGAACATTGGAAAGAAGAGAAGGGGCTCCCCCTGCCCGCCCAATTTCTCCTCGAATCCGGCCGCCTGGTCGCGCAGAAAGACATGAAACTCAGCTTCCGGCTCGCCAGCCTCACACCGATCTATGTGTGGAACGGACCGAACAGCGAATTTGAACGACGCGGCCTGGAAGTCGTCATGAAGGCGCCGGAGAAACCCTTCACGGGATTTTATCAGCAGGGCGGGGTCCGGTACTTCCAAGGCATCTACGCCGACCGGGCGGTCTCCGAGAGCTGCGTGTCCTGCCACAACGGGCATGCGAACAGCCCGCGGAGAGACTATAAACTCAACGACATCATGGGCGGTGTCATCGTCACCATTCCGATCAACGAGGCGCCATGA
- a CDS encoding 5-oxoprolinase/urea amidolyase family protein, with product MPIKQPIIHVLHPGLFTTVQDLGRRGYQRFGVSVSGAMDPWALTVGNRLLGNPDRAAGLEITLHGPELLFEQALSIAITGADLSPTSDGLAIPLWTVVTMKAGSRLQFGMRRQGARAYLTVAGGITGPLILGSLSTHVRSGLGGPAGRAVKKWDQFSVGPVARGAAPFIGRSLPEPYRPRYSRSPVVRVMPGPQSDHFAVAAVRLLTGSLYRVTPESDRMGYRLEGPELPHRASAEIVSEAVCAGSLQVPPNRQPILLMADCQPTGGYAKLATMISADRSLAAQLAPGDSLSFRMITAQQASDHFRSNHAELDRLLPRCCS from the coding sequence ATGCCGATTAAGCAACCGATTATTCATGTGTTGCATCCCGGCTTGTTTACCACCGTGCAGGATCTCGGCCGCCGTGGTTACCAACGATTTGGCGTGTCGGTGAGTGGAGCGATGGATCCCTGGGCGCTCACGGTCGGAAATCGCCTGCTTGGCAATCCCGATCGAGCCGCCGGTTTGGAAATCACGCTCCACGGGCCGGAACTGTTGTTCGAGCAGGCGCTATCGATTGCCATTACCGGCGCCGACCTTTCCCCGACCAGCGACGGCCTGGCCATTCCACTGTGGACAGTGGTGACCATGAAGGCTGGAAGCCGGCTGCAATTCGGGATGCGGCGGCAGGGCGCACGCGCGTATCTCACGGTGGCAGGCGGCATCACCGGCCCGCTGATACTTGGAAGCCTCTCGACGCATGTGCGGAGTGGATTGGGCGGGCCGGCGGGTCGGGCGGTAAAGAAATGGGATCAATTCAGCGTGGGACCTGTTGCCCGAGGGGCCGCACCTTTCATAGGCCGCTCGCTGCCGGAACCGTATCGGCCCCGGTATTCGAGGTCGCCCGTCGTACGAGTTATGCCGGGTCCGCAATCCGATCACTTTGCAGTCGCGGCCGTTCGACTGCTGACCGGCAGTCTGTACCGGGTGACACCAGAATCAGACCGGATGGGGTATCGCCTGGAGGGTCCGGAGCTGCCGCATCGTGCCTCGGCCGAAATCGTCTCCGAAGCTGTATGCGCCGGGAGTCTTCAAGTCCCGCCGAATCGACAACCGATACTGCTGATGGCAGACTGTCAACCCACGGGCGGATATGCCAAGCTCGCCACGATGATCAGCGCGGATCGTTCTCTCGCCGCGCAACTGGCCCCGGGGGACAGCCTCTCGTTTCGAATGATCACCGCGCAGCAGGCCTCTGACCACTTTCGGTCGAATCACGCCGAACTTGACCGACTCCTCCCCCGGTGCTGTTCCTGA
- a CDS encoding cupin domain-containing protein produces the protein MLRVPHSIGFNREPLMTDLAKKKPAKRTQPSPRKAEMHVGDIVRRLRKSHHLSVRTLADKCGFSPSFISQVELRQASPSIASTERIASALGVTLGEFFRALDPTPPAIIRSGARPVVQSEWSRAKIEALGPFNKDSQLEPMVITIQPGGASGHKPYVRQAEQLAVVLMGTLELTLEEEIHNLKRGDAAGIPAGSRHCWRNISKRPAQILIVTAHRRL, from the coding sequence GTGTTGCGCGTTCCGCATTCTATCGGGTTTAACCGCGAGCCATTGATGACCGACCTTGCCAAGAAGAAGCCTGCCAAACGAACTCAACCATCCCCAAGAAAAGCTGAAATGCACGTCGGCGATATTGTCCGGCGCCTCCGGAAATCGCATCATCTTTCGGTGCGAACACTGGCCGATAAGTGCGGGTTCTCCCCCAGTTTCATCTCTCAGGTTGAGTTACGGCAGGCCTCGCCATCCATTGCCTCCACTGAGCGGATTGCTTCCGCGTTGGGCGTGACCCTGGGAGAATTCTTTCGCGCCCTCGACCCTACCCCTCCTGCGATCATCCGGTCCGGGGCCCGACCGGTCGTGCAAAGCGAATGGTCCCGCGCAAAAATCGAAGCGCTCGGACCATTCAACAAGGACAGTCAGCTGGAACCCATGGTCATCACGATTCAGCCGGGCGGAGCAAGCGGGCACAAACCCTACGTCCGCCAGGCCGAGCAATTGGCCGTCGTACTCATGGGGACGCTCGAATTGACTCTGGAGGAGGAAATCCACAATCTGAAACGGGGCGATGCGGCCGGAATTCCCGCAGGCAGCCGGCACTGCTGGCGGAATATCAGCAAACGGCCCGCGCAAATTCTCATCGTCACCGCACACCGGAGACTGTAG
- a CDS encoding MFS transporter, whose amino-acid sequence MAWTKGVTRYQWLVLFVAWLGWVFDAMDATIYAIVLHPALHELLQAGATGGEVTSEQIGWYGGIVFSVFLIGWAIGGIGFGMAADYFGRTKTLIATILIYAVFTGLAALAQEWWHLAIYRFLTALGVGGEWAAGAAIVAETWPEEKRSRAAGILQSAWAFGFFLAAGCNLLLKDSGWRMLFLIGILPALVALLVRRWVKEPERWVQAHEREPQTARTSWLHLVELFQPSLRRDTLIGSALAFVAVFGVWGATNWAPTLVHAMPDLQELDSARLTEKVSYAIMALNAGALFGYLGFGPLAERFGRRPVFGLMCLGSLILLPATYFVPHSYAEVLLLLPALGFFTNGIFSGFPIYLPELYPTRLRATGAGFCFNAGRILASAAPFVTGWLVTMLGSFNNAASTIALIYVLGLAILPFATETKGRPLPE is encoded by the coding sequence GTGGCATGGACAAAGGGCGTCACGAGATATCAATGGCTGGTGCTGTTCGTCGCCTGGCTCGGATGGGTATTCGACGCCATGGATGCCACGATCTACGCGATCGTGCTCCATCCCGCGCTGCATGAGCTGTTGCAAGCCGGCGCCACGGGCGGCGAGGTCACGTCCGAACAAATCGGATGGTACGGCGGCATCGTCTTTTCCGTGTTCCTCATTGGGTGGGCCATCGGAGGCATCGGCTTCGGCATGGCCGCCGATTATTTCGGTCGCACCAAAACGCTGATTGCCACGATTCTGATCTACGCGGTCTTCACCGGCTTGGCCGCGCTTGCGCAGGAATGGTGGCATCTCGCGATCTACCGTTTTCTGACGGCGCTTGGCGTCGGCGGAGAATGGGCGGCGGGAGCTGCCATCGTGGCCGAGACCTGGCCTGAGGAGAAGCGATCCAGGGCGGCGGGCATCTTACAGTCAGCCTGGGCCTTCGGCTTTTTCCTCGCCGCCGGCTGTAATTTGCTGCTGAAGGATTCCGGTTGGCGGATGCTCTTTCTTATCGGAATTCTGCCGGCCTTGGTAGCCCTCCTCGTCCGTCGGTGGGTGAAAGAACCCGAACGCTGGGTGCAGGCTCACGAGCGAGAACCACAAACGGCCCGCACCAGTTGGCTCCATCTCGTCGAGTTATTCCAGCCGTCCTTACGCCGCGACACGCTGATCGGTTCAGCCTTGGCGTTTGTGGCGGTCTTCGGAGTCTGGGGCGCAACCAACTGGGCGCCCACTCTCGTCCATGCCATGCCCGATCTTCAGGAACTGGACTCCGCCAGGCTCACCGAGAAGGTCAGTTATGCCATCATGGCGCTGAACGCAGGCGCCCTCTTCGGCTATCTGGGATTCGGACCGCTGGCGGAACGATTCGGGCGCCGCCCCGTGTTCGGATTGATGTGCCTCGGCAGCCTCATCCTGCTGCCGGCCACGTATTTTGTGCCGCATAGTTATGCGGAAGTGTTGCTGCTGTTGCCCGCGCTGGGATTTTTCACTAACGGCATCTTTAGCGGCTTTCCGATTTACCTGCCCGAATTGTATCCGACACGGCTCCGTGCCACCGGCGCCGGATTCTGTTTCAACGCAGGCCGCATCCTCGCCTCCGCGGCGCCCTTCGTGACCGGTTGGCTCGTCACCATGCTGGGATCGTTCAACAACGCCGCAAGCACCATCGCATTGATCTACGTGCTCGGCTTGGCCATACTTCCATTCGCCACCGAGACCAAGGGCAGACCGTTACCGGAGTGA
- the pxpA gene encoding 5-oxoprolinase subunit PxpA translates to MTRTRSIDLNCDLGEAATPEQRDTEAHLMPYVTSVNIACGVHAGDAALMRSTLQLARQYDLAIGAHPGLPDRESRGRRELPLSHALALDVILSQVSSLTAIGQAEGIRLSHVKPHGALYNMAARDPELADAVAAGIAQIDRRLILIGLAGSELLTAGTMHGLVVAAEGFADRAYRADGRLVPRTDAHALIHDASTVVARAHSLVHEGVIAAVDGALLHLHIDTLCLHADTPGAIRLAHALRAMFDDGGICVRRLDHAD, encoded by the coding sequence ATGACCCGCACCCGCAGTATCGATCTGAATTGTGACCTCGGCGAAGCGGCAACGCCCGAGCAGCGGGACACGGAGGCTCATCTCATGCCTTACGTGACGTCAGTGAATATCGCCTGCGGAGTGCATGCGGGCGATGCGGCCCTGATGCGCAGCACCCTGCAGCTGGCACGACAGTACGACTTGGCGATCGGGGCACATCCCGGCCTACCCGACCGGGAATCACGCGGACGTCGGGAGCTGCCGCTGTCGCACGCGTTGGCGCTGGACGTGATCCTCTCGCAGGTGAGTTCGTTAACGGCCATCGGTCAAGCGGAAGGCATCCGACTCTCTCATGTGAAACCACATGGAGCCCTGTACAACATGGCGGCACGCGATCCGGAGCTCGCCGATGCGGTCGCGGCAGGTATCGCCCAAATCGACCGGCGGTTGATCCTCATCGGATTAGCCGGCTCCGAACTACTCACCGCCGGAACGATGCATGGGCTGGTGGTGGCCGCAGAGGGTTTTGCCGATCGAGCCTACCGGGCTGATGGCCGGTTAGTGCCCCGGACTGACGCCCATGCGCTCATTCACGATGCATCGACCGTGGTCGCCAGAGCGCACTCATTGGTGCATGAAGGCGTCATTGCTGCCGTTGATGGGGCATTGCTCCATCTTCACATCGACACGCTCTGTCTTCATGCTGATACCCCGGGCGCCATCCGGTTGGCCCATGCGCTGCGAGCAATGTTCGACGATGGCGGGATTTGCGTGAGGCGTCTCGATCATGCCGATTAA
- the pxpB gene encoding 5-oxoprolinase subunit PxpB has product MIQLSESAVTVEFGNTIDLHTNELVLAFTATVDQAEIPGLIEVVPTYCSATVYFDALLTDAITVMDTLRALAVNAAVAPSRPSITHSIPVWYGGAAGPDLTDVAGQAGLTPEETAALHASVTYRVFMLGFSPGFPYLGTVPTRIATPRLPSPRTHVAAGSVGIAGTQTGIYPQASPGGWRIIGRTPVLLFSLQRPTPFLLVPGDQVQFVPIEEEEFHHLSGDRA; this is encoded by the coding sequence ATGATCCAGCTCAGCGAGTCCGCAGTCACCGTCGAGTTCGGGAACACGATCGATCTTCACACGAACGAACTGGTGTTGGCTTTTACCGCCACAGTAGACCAGGCGGAAATCCCAGGTCTCATAGAGGTCGTTCCCACCTACTGCTCTGCCACAGTCTATTTTGACGCATTGCTCACCGATGCCATCACGGTCATGGACACTCTGCGCGCATTGGCGGTGAACGCTGCCGTCGCGCCCTCGCGCCCTTCCATCACTCACTCTATTCCCGTTTGGTATGGAGGCGCAGCAGGACCGGATCTGACCGATGTAGCCGGACAAGCCGGGCTCACTCCCGAAGAAACCGCCGCGCTCCATGCCTCTGTGACTTATCGTGTCTTCATGCTGGGTTTCAGTCCAGGCTTTCCCTACCTGGGTACCGTACCAACCCGTATCGCCACACCGCGCCTTCCATCCCCGCGCACACACGTGGCTGCCGGGTCTGTCGGCATCGCAGGCACGCAGACCGGCATTTACCCTCAAGCCAGTCCGGGCGGGTGGCGCATCATCGGGCGCACTCCGGTGCTTCTGTTCAGTCTCCAAAGGCCCACGCCATTTCTCCTCGTTCCCGGCGACCAGGTACAATTCGTCCCGATCGAGGAAGAAGAATTTCACCACCTGTCAGGAGACCGGGCATGA
- a CDS encoding DnaJ domain-containing protein, whose protein sequence is MPRVDYYRVLGVSRDISDDEIKKAYRKLVFEHHPDRNPDNSRAEEKIRELNSAYEVLGDPESRRTYDRLHWGEEMQPETVDPSLILEEMEKKLFDEGRKEVFAVLMKMVPRIKSELAIIRERTVAHQGYDTFKEPIVEARGAEVLDEFVTPEMEQRKHRLLEVAVQMMVSQAVVARGDDGGIRALRGRLDEMFRKGRINGFVTALELLYQRR, encoded by the coding sequence ATGCCGCGCGTTGATTATTATCGCGTCCTCGGGGTGTCGCGGGACATTTCCGATGACGAGATCAAAAAAGCCTACCGAAAGCTCGTCTTCGAGCATCATCCCGATCGGAATCCGGATAACAGCAGGGCTGAGGAAAAGATCCGTGAGCTCAACTCCGCCTATGAAGTCCTGGGCGATCCCGAGAGCCGGCGCACCTATGATCGCCTGCACTGGGGCGAGGAGATGCAGCCTGAGACCGTCGATCCGTCGCTGATTCTCGAGGAAATGGAGAAGAAGCTCTTTGACGAGGGGCGCAAGGAAGTGTTTGCTGTCCTGATGAAAATGGTGCCGCGGATCAAATCCGAACTGGCCATCATTCGTGAGCGCACAGTGGCACACCAGGGCTACGATACGTTCAAAGAACCGATCGTCGAGGCGCGGGGGGCGGAGGTGCTGGATGAATTCGTCACGCCTGAAATGGAGCAACGCAAGCATCGTCTGCTTGAAGTGGCCGTGCAGATGATGGTGTCCCAGGCGGTGGTTGCGCGGGGCGATGACGGCGGCATTCGCGCGTTGCGGGGCCGCTTGGATGAGATGTTCCGGAAGGGGCGAATCAACGGGTTTGTCACGGCGCTGGAACTTCTGTACCAACGCCGATGA
- a CDS encoding amidohydrolase family protein codes for MTIAIRQIRILDGQGRKIERGTVVIEGDRIVAAGPDESIRVPRGARRIDGRGLTVLPGLIDCHVHFCLGAEADVVAAVEQESPAVTLLKAAELARRTVQAGFTTVRDVGFRDHAVFALKRAIESGLTPGPRILAAGLAICMPGGHARFIGREAQGIEAVRAAVQDQLTAGAEVIKVIASGGVLTPGTSPDEAQMTVEELRAAVEVAAAHGRHVAAHAHGASGMKNALRAGVHSIEHATLMDDEAAGMMTQRGVYMVPTLSALATTAACPTGCGIPDSARSKARNMVKQHEKSFRAAVRRGVPIALGTDAGTPFNHHGDNAQELERMVTLGMTPMDAIMTSTSAAARLLRLSAEIGTIEAGKQADLLVVEGNPLRNIGLLLKQERLAGVMQRGRFVSGPLSRT; via the coding sequence ATGACCATCGCCATCCGCCAGATTCGTATCCTCGACGGCCAAGGCCGCAAGATTGAGCGAGGCACCGTCGTGATTGAGGGTGATCGCATTGTAGCCGCCGGGCCAGACGAGTCCATTCGGGTGCCCCGGGGCGCGCGACGCATCGACGGCCGGGGCCTCACCGTCCTCCCCGGTCTCATCGATTGCCATGTCCACTTTTGCCTGGGCGCTGAAGCCGATGTGGTTGCGGCCGTGGAGCAGGAATCCCCGGCTGTGACGTTGCTGAAGGCCGCGGAATTGGCGCGCCGCACCGTGCAGGCCGGATTTACCACCGTCCGAGATGTAGGCTTCCGCGACCATGCCGTGTTTGCACTGAAACGGGCCATCGAGTCGGGACTGACGCCGGGGCCGCGTATCTTGGCCGCCGGCCTGGCGATCTGCATGCCGGGAGGGCATGCCCGCTTCATCGGACGCGAAGCCCAGGGGATCGAAGCCGTGCGGGCTGCCGTGCAGGATCAGCTCACGGCCGGCGCGGAGGTAATCAAGGTGATCGCCTCGGGCGGCGTGCTCACCCCGGGCACGTCCCCGGACGAAGCCCAGATGACCGTGGAAGAACTGAGAGCGGCGGTTGAAGTGGCTGCCGCCCATGGCCGCCACGTGGCCGCCCATGCCCATGGCGCAAGCGGGATGAAAAACGCCCTGCGCGCCGGCGTCCATTCGATCGAACATGCCACGCTTATGGATGACGAGGCCGCCGGCATGATGACCCAGCGCGGCGTCTACATGGTTCCCACCCTGTCCGCCCTGGCCACCACCGCAGCGTGTCCGACCGGCTGCGGCATCCCCGACAGCGCCCGCTCAAAAGCCAGGAACATGGTGAAACAACACGAGAAGAGCTTCCGCGCCGCCGTTCGGCGTGGCGTGCCGATTGCCCTCGGGACCGATGCCGGCACGCCCTTCAATCACCACGGGGACAATGCGCAGGAATTGGAGCGGATGGTCACCCTGGGCATGACACCCATGGATGCGATCATGACGAGCACCTCTGCCGCTGCGCGGTTGCTGCGCCTCTCGGCAGAAATCGGCACGATTGAAGCCGGCAAACAGGCGGATCTGTTGGTGGTGGAAGGCAACCCGCTGAGAAATATTGGACTGCTCTTGAAACAGGAACGGCTCGCGGGAGTCATGCAACGCGGGCGGTTCGTGTCGGGACCGCTCTCACGGACGTGA
- a CDS encoding CPBP family intramembrane metalloprotease: MPRVALQFHRPEAGGILRRAVPLGGLVDADESTGPVPHSPQPPASCVGAPPPPHPYNPGFSRAVTLLSAVVLSASIAVVAWLSFDIPRVERVADAERALSHMVGRLMDQADGVKTLPVWEQLLYDLTMGSDANDRAQAIEWYRELAEESSDPFVDLHVAILEGEAGQLQEVRQRISRWARQAPPYPLFARLLQAGYVESHVAPGAGFDLQAHLAEQPVSGWFYSRLAARIAERSGDRPLLVTIETADQQRIEALVWRSRAVALLELTLMVVGGMVFMAWVRRGKGAAMFRVGSAELPPLWAGRLGAGVLLRGGAVGALLTVAFLFAAGDFPSLRVVAVPLSNLPLLALAYVHLLRPQRQTFWRGLGLSLEPRHVGQLGLAVLAVVAAGLMGEWVLGRIAEPLNLISHWTEWFDADLVWGAPPTLIVSLMEYVIFAPVFEELAFRGLLFGVFRRRFQWGAAAVLSAALFAIAHGYGLIGFLSVFWSGVLWAWAYERTGSLWPGMIGHAVNNLLVCLSVMALLRA; the protein is encoded by the coding sequence ATGCCGCGGGTCGCTCTCCAGTTTCACCGCCCTGAAGCCGGTGGTATACTCCGGCGCGCCGTACCCCTTGGAGGTCTTGTGGACGCTGACGAATCGACTGGCCCGGTCCCGCATTCCCCTCAACCCCCCGCGTCTTGTGTCGGAGCGCCTCCTCCGCCGCATCCGTACAATCCCGGGTTTTCCCGGGCGGTTACGCTGTTGTCGGCCGTCGTTCTTTCGGCCTCGATTGCGGTCGTGGCCTGGTTATCATTCGATATTCCAAGGGTGGAGCGAGTCGCGGATGCCGAGCGGGCGCTCAGCCACATGGTCGGCCGCCTGATGGATCAGGCAGACGGCGTGAAGACGCTGCCGGTATGGGAACAGTTGCTCTATGACCTCACGATGGGGAGCGATGCGAACGATCGTGCCCAGGCCATCGAATGGTACCGCGAACTTGCCGAAGAATCGTCCGATCCGTTTGTGGATTTACACGTAGCCATTTTGGAGGGCGAGGCGGGGCAGCTTCAGGAGGTTCGACAACGCATCTCGCGATGGGCGAGACAAGCCCCACCGTATCCGCTGTTCGCCCGGCTGCTGCAGGCCGGATATGTCGAATCGCATGTGGCTCCGGGCGCCGGGTTCGACCTGCAAGCACACCTGGCGGAGCAACCGGTCTCGGGCTGGTTCTACAGCCGGCTGGCGGCCCGTATTGCCGAACGGTCCGGAGACCGTCCGCTGCTCGTCACGATCGAGACGGCTGATCAGCAACGGATCGAAGCGTTGGTCTGGCGCTCAAGGGCAGTTGCCCTGCTCGAATTGACGCTGATGGTCGTCGGGGGGATGGTCTTCATGGCGTGGGTGCGGAGGGGCAAGGGCGCCGCGATGTTTCGGGTGGGCTCCGCCGAGCTGCCGCCTTTGTGGGCAGGACGCCTGGGCGCCGGCGTGTTGCTCCGCGGCGGCGCTGTCGGCGCACTTCTGACCGTGGCGTTCCTGTTTGCCGCCGGCGACTTTCCTTCCTTGCGGGTCGTGGCGGTGCCGCTGTCGAATCTGCCGCTGCTGGCGTTAGCCTATGTCCATCTGCTCCGGCCTCAACGGCAGACGTTCTGGCGAGGATTGGGGCTGAGTCTCGAGCCGCGTCATGTGGGACAACTGGGATTGGCGGTGCTTGCGGTCGTGGCGGCCGGGCTCATGGGAGAGTGGGTATTGGGCCGCATTGCCGAGCCGCTGAATTTGATCAGTCATTGGACCGAATGGTTCGACGCCGATCTCGTATGGGGCGCGCCACCGACTCTGATTGTCAGTTTGATGGAATATGTGATCTTCGCGCCGGTGTTTGAGGAGTTGGCTTTCCGCGGCCTCTTATTCGGGGTATTCCGGCGGCGGTTTCAGTGGGGGGCCGCGGCCGTGTTGAGCGCGGCACTGTTTGCTATCGCGCACGGCTACGGATTAATCGGATTCTTGAGTGTCTTTTGGAGCGGTGTATTGTGGGCCTGGGCCTATGAGCGGACCGGCAGTTTATGGCCGGGAATGATCGGGCATGCTGTCAATAATCTGCTGGTCTGTCTCAGCGTGATGGCGTTACTGCGTGCCTGA